The following are encoded together in the Lathyrus oleraceus cultivar Zhongwan6 chromosome 3, CAAS_Psat_ZW6_1.0, whole genome shotgun sequence genome:
- the LOC127132244 gene encoding perakine reductase, with the protein MGDTSTNHIPRVKLGSQGLEVSKLGYGCMGLSGIYNDAVPEDVAISLIKHCFNKGITFFDTSDVYGPHVNEVLVGKALKDLPRDQIQIATKFGVVKMELGKVVINGSPEYVRSCCEGSLQRLGVEYIDLYYQHRVDTTVPIEDTMGELKKLVEEGKIKYIGLSEASTDTIRRAHAVHPITAVQMEWSLWTREIEPDIVPLCRELGIGLVPYSPLGRGFFGGRAITESIPANSFLVMEPRLQGENLDKNKIFYSRMEKLGEKHGCTPSQLALAWILRQGDDVVPIPGTTKTKNLESNIGSFKVKLNEDDLKEIEDAVPISEVAGNRTTDAFVQCSWKFANTPPKA; encoded by the exons ATGGGAGATACTAGTACTAATCATATTCCTCGAGTGAAGCTTGGAAGCCAAGGCCTAGAA GTTTCTAAACTGGGATATGGATGCATGGGCCTCAGTGGAATCTACAACGATGCTGTTCCAGAAGATGTTGCTATATCTTTGATCAAACATTGTTTCAACAAAGGAATCACTTTCTTCGACACATCAGATGTTTATGGACCGCATGTTAATGAAGTTTTGGTCGGAAAG GCATTAAAGGATTTACCAAGAGATCAAATTCAAATTGCTACAAAATTCGGGGTTGTTAAAATGGAATTGGGTAAAGTTGTTATAAACGGTAGTCCTGAATATGTTCGATCTTGCTGTGAGGGTAGTCTTCAACGTCTTGGGGTTGAGTACATCGATCTGTATTATCAGCACCGTGTTGATACCACTGTTCCCATTGAGGATACT ATGGGAGAGTTGAAAAAGCTAGTTGAAGAGGGAAAGATTAAGTATATAGGATTATCTGAGGCTAGTACTGATACAATCAGACGGGCACATGCTGTTCATCCTATTACTGCCGTTCAAATGGAATGGTCCCTTTGGACTCGTGAGATTGAGCCGGATATTGTTCCCCTTTGCAG GGAACTTGGTATTGGATTAGTACCATATAGTCCCCTTGGCCGTGGATTTTTCGGAGGCAGGGCTATCACGGAAAGTATACCGGCAAACAGTTTTCTG GTAATGGAACCAAGGTTACAAGGAGAGAATTTGGACAAGAACAAGATATTTTATTCTCGAATGGAAAAGTTGGGAGAGAAGCATGGATGTACACCTTCACAACTTGCTCTTGCGTGGATTCTTCGTCAAGGAGACGATGTAGTGCCAATCCCTG GAACAACTAAGACGAAAAATCTTGAAAGTAATATCGGTTCGTTTAAAGTGAAGCTCAACGAAGATGATTTGAAGGAGATTGAAGATGCAGTGCCAATATCAGAGGTGGCAGGGAATCGAACAACCGATGCTTTTGTTCAATGTTCATGGAAGTTTGCTAATACTCCACCAAAAGCATAA